ACTTTTTCAGTTTCCAGATCGGCAGTGGCTTCGTAGGTCAGCAAACTTCCCACTTCAGATGCCAGTTCGCGAAAGCGCTTGGTGCTAATGTCTTGCTCACGCATCAGGCCCAGTTTATGTTTGACGAGCGGGTGTTTGACTTCCACGATCTTCATTGTTGTACTCCCGGAGTGTTGAGCGGAAAAAAAAATCGCCGGATTATACCGCCTTTTGTCTGCCGCGCCATATGCAATCAGGCAATAAAGCGTAAAAGGCGGCGGCTGGATCAAGCATCATCGAAAATAAATAATCTGCAACACTGGCCTCGCAAACGTTTGCCTGCGCTGTTAGAATTGCCGCGCTTTAATTCAAACCGCAAAACCGCGTGGGGATTCCGCAGTGACCGACAAGACCTCTCTCAGCTATAAAGACGCCGGCGTTGATATTGATGCAGGCAACGCGTTAGTCGATCGTATTAAAGGCGTGGTGAAACAAACCCGTCGTCCGGAAGTGATGGGCGGCCTCGGCGGTTTCGGCGCGCTCTGTGCGCTGCCGCAAAAGTATCGCGAGCCGGTGCTGGTTTCCGGCACCGACGGCGTCGGCACCAAGCTGCGTCTGGCGATGGATCTGCAGCGCCATGATACCATCGGCATCGATCTGGTCGCCATGTGCGTTAACGATTTGGTGGTTCAGGGCGCAGAGCCGCTCTTCTTCCTGGATTACTACGCCACCGGCAAGCTGGATGTCGATACCGCTTCCGCCGTGATTGGCGGCATCGCCGAAGGGTGCTTACAGTCGGGCTGCGCGCTGGTAGGCGGTGAAACCGCAGAGATGCCGGGGATGTATCACGGCGAAGATTACGACGTGGCTGGCTTCTGCGTCGGCGTGGTGGAAAAGTCAGAAATCATTGACGGCAGTAAAGTACAGGATGGCGACGTGCTGATCGCCCTCGCCTCCAGCGGCCCGCACTCTAACGGCTATTCTCTGGTGCGTAAAATTCTGGAAGTCAGCCAGACCGACCCGTTAAGCGAGCAGCTCGACGGCCAGCCGCTGGCCGATCATCTGCTGGCCCCGACGCGTATCTACGTTAAAAATATCCTCAGCCTGATTGAGCAGATCGATGTGCACGCTATCGCCCATCTCACCGGCGGCGGCTTCTGGGAAAATATTCCGCGCGTGCTGCCGGAAAATACCCAGGCGGTTATCGATGAAGCCAGCTGGCAGTGGCCGGCAGTCTTTGGCTGGCTGCAGCAGGCGGGCAACGTTAGCCGCCATGAAATGTACCGCACCTTTAACTGCGGCGTCGGCATGGTGATCGCCGTCAGCGCCGCCGAAGCAGATAAAGCGGTTGAACTGATGAATGCCGCAGGCGAGCAGGCGTGGAAAATCGGCGTAATTAATGCCTCTGACGCAGAAGAGCGTGTGGTTATCAAATGAAGCGGTTGGTCGTGCTGATATCGGGTAGCGGCAGCAATCTGCAGGCGATTCTCGATGCCTGTCAGCAGGGCCGCATCAACGCCAGTGTGGCGGCGGTGTTCAGCAATAAGGCCGACGCGTTTGGCCTTGAGCGCGCCCGCAGTGCGGGCGTTGCCGCCCATGCGCTTTCCGCGTCCGATTATGAAAGCCGCGAGGCGTTTGATCGCCAGCTTATGCGCGAGATCGACGCCTGCGCGCCCGATTTGGTGGTGCTGGCGGGCTATATGCGTATTCTTAGCCCGGCCTTTGTCGCGCATTATCACGATCGCCTGCTGAATATTCATCCTTCTCTGCTGCCGAAATATCCGGGGCTGCACACCCACCGTCAGGCGATCGCCAACGGCGACCGCGAACATGGCACCTCGGTGCATTTTGTGACCGACCAGCTGGATGGCGGCCCGGTGATCTTACAGGCCCGGGTACCGGTATTTGGCGGCGACAGCGAAGAAGAGGTGATCGCACGCGTGCAGCATCAGGAACATGCGATTTATCCGCTGGTGATTAGCTGGTTCGTTGCGGGCCGGCTGATGATGCGTGATAACGCCGCCTGGCTTGATGGCAACCCGCTTCCGCCGCAGGGCTACGCGGGCGATTAAGCGTTGCCGGCGTTAAACGAATAAACCCTAATTCAGAGCCAGCCTGCTGGCTCTGCGCTTTTTCAGCCAAAGCGTCCGGTAATATAATCTTCCGTACGTCGTTGCCGCGGCGTGGTAAACAGCGTATCGGTATCAGCAAACTCCACCACCCTTCCCTGATGCATAAATGCGGTATAGTCAGAGACGCGCGCCGCCTGCTGCATATTATGTGTTACCAGAAGCAGGGTGAAATGCTGCTTCAGCGTGGTCATCAGCTCTTCAATTACCAGCGTGGAGATCGGGTCCAGCGCCGAGGTTGGCTCATCCAGCAGCAGCACTTCCGGCTCGATAGCAATGGCGCGCGCAATCACCAGCCGTTGTTGCTGGCCGCTGGAAAGCGTCAGCGCGTTTTGCCGCAGGCTATCTTTTACCTCCGGCCACAGCGCCGCCGCGCGCAACGCCCGCTCTACCGCTTCGTTTAAAATGCGCCGATCGCGTACGCCCTGTAGACGCAGCCCGTAAACCACATTTTCATAAATCGATTTTGGAAACGGATTGGGCCGCTGAAAAACCATGCCGACGCGACGACGCAGCGCCGAAAGATCGCCGCCGCGCTCGAGGATATTGCGCCGATCGAGCATCACCTCGCCTTCAACGCGGCAGTTATCGATCACATCGTTCATACGGTTAAAGCAGCGCAGCAGGGTAGATTTTCCGCAGCCGGACGGGCCGATAAGCGCGGTAATGCGATTTTTCGGGATCTGCAGGTTGATCGCATCCAGCGCCTGTTTATCGCCATACCAGAGAGAAAGATTATTCACGGTTAGCGCGGTGTCGATTTCAGCCGTCATGGTCCTCACCATTATTGCACCAGCGAGCGATAACGCTCGCGCAGACGATGGCGTAAGGCCATCGCCGTAAGATTCAAGCCAAGAATAATGCACACCAGCAGCAGCGCCGTAGCGTATACCACCGGGCGATCGGCCTCGGCGTTAGGGCTTTGAAACGCCAGGTCGTAAATCTGAAAGCCAAGATGCATAAATTTACGATCGAGATGCAGGTAAGGGAAAACGCCGTCTACCGGCAGCTCCGGGGCCATTTTCACCACCCCTACCAGCATTAGCGGCGCCGTTTCCCCCGCCGCGCGCGCCACGGCCAAAATTAACCCAGTCAGCATGGCGGGCAGCGCCAGCGGCAGGGTAACATGCCATAACGTTTCCGCCCGGGTGGCCCCCAGCGCCAGCGAGCCGTACCGCAGGCTGGCGGGAATGCGCGACAGCCCTTCTTCGGTGGCGACAATCACTACCGGCAGCGTCAGCAGCGCCAGCGTGAGCGACGCCCAAAGCAGGCCAGGGGTGCCAAAGGTCGGGTTAGGCAGCGACGCGGCATAAAACAGCTGATCAAGGGTGCCGCCAATTAGCCAGACGTAAAACCCCAGGCCAAACACCCCATACACAATCGACGGCACGCCCGCCAGGTTAACCACCGCAATACGTACCAGCCGGGTTAACGCATGTTGTCCGGCATATTCATGCAGCCAGACGGCGGCCACCACGCCCAGCGGCATCACCACCACCGACATTAGCAGCACCATCAGCACGGTGCCGAAAATGGCCGGGAAAGCACCGCCCTCGCCCGGAGACGCATCCGGCGAATCGGCGACGAAATGCCACAGCTGTTGTAAAAAATGCTGCCATTTCTGCGCCAGCGTCATGGCGTTGGGATACCAGGCATCGCGGATCTGCGCCAGCGGGATGCGGTGCAGCTGTCCGTTGACGTCGCGCAGCATCAGCGCATTACGCGCGCTCTCCTGCAGCAGCGAGGCGCGGCGCTCCGCCTGCGCCACAAACTGCCGCTGGAGTTCGCTGCGATTCGCCATCAGCATTGACCTTTCCTGCTCGTTTTCACGGCCGCTGGCCTGCAGCTCTAAGGCTTCCACTTCCAGCGCCTCGAGCTGTGCCGTGATATGCGCCATCTCGGTGCGGCGGATGCGCTCGGCCTGCTCCAGCAGTTGGTGAGTTTGCTGCAGGCGCTCCTGCAGAGCGTGTTGCATATTCTGCGCCGTAAGCGGCTGCTGATTTTCATACAATCCGGCAAACCAGCCCAGCGCATCGCCGCCCTTCCGTCGCTGCAGCACCAGTATGCCCGGCGGCTGCTCGCGGCGCTGAATATCGCTTTCCAGCAGCGTGCGGAAATCGGAGACGGCAACGTCGCGGTTGCCGGTTTTGATTAAGTAGCGCGTGACCTGCGACGGCAGCTGCTGCGCCTGCGGCACGCCGGCATCGATCAGCTGTTGGCGCGGCAGGGTCTGTGAGCTGACCACTTCCCCCAGCAGCTGCGCCTCGCCGGCGGCAGGTTGCGCCAGCGTAAACAGCGTCACCGGCTGCGGCCAAAAATGGCGCAGCCCCTGCCAGGCCAGCAGCAGCAATAACAGCAGAAACGCCAGCAGGCTAAAGGTTACCGCTCCAGCCGTGAGCCAGCGCCAGCGATCGTTTTGCTTTAGCGCGCTCATCCCTGCCCCTCATGCTGACCATAGCGATGACGTAAATTCTGGCGTACCACTTCCGCCAGCGTATTCAGCACCAGCGTAAACACCAACAGCACCAGCGCGCTAAGAAACAGAATGCGATAGTGGGCGCTGCCTGCCGCCGCCTCCGGCATCTCAACGGCTATATTGGCGGAAAGCGCGCGTACGCCGTGAAACAGGCCGCCTTCGCTAACCGGTGTATTGCCTGTAGCCATCAGTACAATCATCGTTTCTCCTACCGCTCGGCCAAAACCGATCATCAATGCGGCAAAAATCCCGGAGGCGGCGCTGGGTAAAATCACGCGCGACAGGGTTTGCCATGCCGTGGCGCCCAATGCCAACGATCCCTGCCCCAGCGCAGCCGGCACGCTAAAAATAGCATCCTCCGCCAGGGTAAATATCAGCGGCACCAGCGCAAAACCCATCGCCAGCGCGGCGATCAACAGATTGCGCTGCTCGTAGCCGCCCGGCAGCAGCGACGCCAGCGGCTGGCCCCACAGCGCGCTGTCGGTCAGCGGCATCAGCCACAGACAGAGCGCGCTAACCAGCAACAGCAGCGGCACCAGCAGCCAAACCTCGCGCCCCGGCGCATCCAGCCCCGCACGCCAGCGCGACGGCAGGCGCTTCAGCAGCGGCCCGCATAGCAGCAGCGTCACCGTCAGAACGACGGGCAGCAGCAGCACGCCAGAAAGCCGGGCGGCAATCTGCGGCGCCAGCCACAGGCTGGCAAACAGGCCGATCACCACGCTGGGCAAGGCGCCCATCATCTCCATTGCCGGTTTAATCCAGCGGCGTAGCGCCGGCGACATAAACCAGGCGGTATAAATGGCGGCGGCCAGCGCCAGCGGCGTGGCAAACAGCATCGCCAACGCGGCAGCCTTCAGCGTACCGGTGACCATCGGCACCAGGCTGAATTTCGCCTGATACGGATCGTCGACCGCCGTCGATTGCCAGACCCAGTCCGGCTGTGGATAGTTTTCATACCAGACTTTTTGCCACAGGTTGCGCAGGCTGATATCGGGCCAGGGATTGTCGATACGCCAATATTGCCAGCCGTCGGCGCGCTCGATCAGTAATCCATCGCCCTGTGGCGCGAACTGCGCCTGGCGCACGTTCTCGCCCAGCGGATGATGAAAGAAAGCGCCCTGCCGTTTGCTGGCGAACATCTGCAGCTCGCCGGCGGCGCTTAGCGTAGCGAACACCCGGCGTTGCGGTTCGGTAATCAATAGCTGCCCGGCGCGCGCGCCGTCAAAATCGCGGATACGGTGCAGATGCACGCCCCGCTCATCGGCAATATCAAACCACTGACTGATACCGTTATCGTCGGCAAGCAGCAGCGAACGTCCGCCGCTCAGCAAGGCCATCTGGCGCGGCGCATGCGTCAGCGGCAGCGTATCGCGCAGCGTGACCTGCTGACCGTTGATCTGCCAGACCCGTAAGCTGCGCTCGCTGCTGGCGAACAGTAGCTTACCGTCAGGCGCCAGCAGCAGCTGGCTGACCGGCCCGCTGGCCAGCATATCGCTTTGCATCGGCCGCCCGGCCGCCAGGCGCAGCAGCCGAATATGCTGCCCATCGCTTAACGCCGCCAGCCACTCTCTGTCGCCGCTGGGGGCCAGCGCCGCCAGCGTAAACCCGCCGCTGCCGCCGTCAAACGCGCCATCGCCTAAAGGAAATTTCCAGCGCGGCTGTGCATCCGCTGCGCTAAAATCAGGTTGGACCAGTCGGAAATTGCCATCGGGCTGCAACAGCAGTAGGCTGCTGTTATCGGCGGTCGCCGCGCCGATCACCGGACCGCGTGCCAGCTGCAGCGGCGGCTCAGGCGCAGCGCCGTTCAACGGAAAGAAACGGCCTTCGCCCTGACTATCGATACGCCAGCCCCAGCCCTGGTTAACGCCCAGCGCGACGGCAGGCTGAGTTGAAAGCGCGGGCTGTAGCGGCCCCGCCTGCATGGAAGGCGTGGCAAACAGCGGCATCACCACCCACAGCAGCCAGACAAACAGCAGCATCATGACCAGCAGCACGCTGACGCCACAGGCGCCGATGGCGCGCGCGGTCAGGCGGTCAACATAACGCCGGGTACGGTTGCTGTAGTTGACGGGGATATGATTATCGATCATCGTGCTTGCAGATTCCTCTCATTGAAGCCGCTATGTTGCCCGTAGCTCTCTGATATGACAACCATTGAGGTGAGACATTGCTGCCATACTCTCGCCATAATGAAGTTGGAAAATGGATACCCTCGTCTCAAATCAGCACAACGGAGCCATAATGGGTCAGGAAAAGCTTTACATAGAAAAAGAACTGAGCTGGTTATCCTTTAATGAACGCGTACTGCAGGAAGCCGCAGATAAAACCAACCCGCTGATCGAGCGCATGCGCTTTCTGGGCATTTATTCAAATAACCTGGAAGAGTTTTATAAGGTGCGCTTCGCCGACCTGAAGCGACGCATTTTGATTGGCGAGGAACAGGGATCGCCCAGCACGCCGCGTCATTTGCTGAAGAAGATCCAGCAGCGCGTTCTGCGCGCCGATCAGGAGTTCGATGGTTTATATAATGATCTGCTGCTGGAGATGGCGCGTAACCAAATCTTTTTGATTAACGAGCGGCAGCTGTCGCCTAATCAGCAAAGCTGGCTGCGCCACTACTTTAAGCATGAACTGCGCCAGCACGTCACACCAATTCTGATTAACCATGATACCGATCTGATTGAATTCCTGAAGGATGACTACACCTATCTGGCGGTAGAGATTATTCGCGGCGAAGATATCCGCTATGCCCTGCTGGAGATCCCGTCGGATAAGGTACCGCGCTTTGTTAATCTGCCTGCTGAATCGCCGCGCCGTCGCAAACCGATGATCCTGCTGGACAATATTTTGCGTTACTGCCTGGACGACATCTTTAAAGGCTTTTTCGACTATGACGCGCTCAACGCCTATTCAATGAAAATGACGCGTGACGCCGAGTACGATCTGGTTACCGAGATGGAATCGAGCCTGTTAGAGCTGATGTCTTCCAGCCTCAAGCAGCGCCTGACCGCCGAGCCGGTGCGCTTTGTTTATCAGCGCGATATGCCTAATGCGATGGTTGAACTGCTGCGCAATAAACTAAATATCTCTAATTATGACTCTATCGTGCCCGGCGGCCGCTACCATAACTTTAAAGATTTCATCAGTTTCCCTAACGTCGGCAAAACCAACCTGGTGAATAAGCCGATGCCGCAGCTGCGGCATATCTGGTTCGATGGTTTCCGCAACGGCTTTGATGCCATTCGTAACCATGATGTGCTGCTCTATTATCCCTACCACACCTTTGAACATGTGCTGGAGCTGCTGCGTCAGGCATCGTTCGATCCCAGCGTGCTGGCGATTAAAATCAATATCTATCGCGTCGCGAAAAACTCACGCATTATCGATGCGATGATCCATGCCGCCTATAACGGTAAAAAAGTCACGGTGGTGGTGGAACTGCAGGCGCGTTTTGATGAAGAGGCCAACATCCACTGGGCCAAACGTCTGACGGAAGCGGGCGTGCATGTCATCTTCTCGGCGCCGGGCCTGAAAATTCATGCCAAGCTGTTTCTGATTTCACGTCGCGAGGGCAGCGAGATTGTGCGCTATGCGCATATCGGCACCGGTAACTTCAACGAAAAAACCGCGCGCATTTATACCGACTACTCACTGCTGACCGCCGACGCGCGCATCACCAACGAGGTGCGCCGGGTATTCAACTTTATTGAAAATCCTTATCGCCCGGTAAGCTTCGATTATCTGATGGTGTCGCCGCAGAACTCGCGTCGTATGCTTTATCAGCTGATTGATGAAGAGATCGCCAACGCGCAGCAGGGTATTCCGGCCGGGATTACGCTGAAAGTGAATAACCTGGTCGACAAAGGTTTGGTAGATCGTTTGTATACCGCCTCCAGCGTCGGCGTGAAGGTGAATCTGCTGGTGCGCGGCATGTGTTCGTTGATTCCTAATCTTGACGGGATCAGCGATAATATCCGCGTGATTAGCATCGTTGACCGCTATCTGGAGCACGATCGGGTTTATATTTTTGATAATGGCGGCGATAAAAAAGTCTTTCTTTCTTCCGCCGACTGGATGACCCGTAATATCGATTATCGTATCGAAGTGGCGGTGGCGATCCTTGATCCTGTTCTGAAACAGCGCGTACTGGATATTATTGCCATCCTGTTCAGTGATACTGTAAAAGCCCGCATTATTGATAAAGAACTGAGTAACCGTTATGTACCGCGAGGAAACCGCCGTAAGGTACGGTCGCAGCAGGCCATTTACGATTACATCAAATCTCTGGAACAACCTGAATAATTCACTATGCCGATATCCCATAAAAATATGCCCCGACCGCAAGAGTTTGCCGCTATTGACCTTGGTTCCAATAGCTTTCATATGGTCATTGCCCGCGTAGTGGATGGCGCGATGCAGGTGCTGGGTCGTCTGAAACAGCGCGTGCATCTGGCGGACGGACTGGGCGCGGATAACGTGCTGAGCGAAGAGGCTATCCAGCGCGGGCTTAGCTGCCTGGCGCTGTTTGCCGAGCGTCTGCAGGGCTTCAGCGCTTCGAACGTGACGATTGTCGGCACCCATACGCTACGCCAGGCGATCAACGCCGAAGATTTTCTGCGGCGCGCGGCAGAGGTTATCCCCTACCCGATCGAAGTGATCTCCGGCCACGAAGAGGCGCGCCTGATTTTTATGGGCGTTGAGCATACGCAACCGGAAAAAGGTCGCAAGCTGGTAATCGATATCGGCGGCGGCTCCACCGAGCTGGTGATCGGCGAGGATTTTGAGCCTAAGCTGGTGGAAAGCCGCCGCATGGGCTGCGTCAGCTTCGCGAACCTCTATTTTCCTGGCGGCGTGATTAATCAGGAAAACTTCCGTCGGGCGCGTCTGGCCGCAGCGCAAAAACTGGAAACGCTGGCCTGGCAATACCGGCTGCTCGGCTGGCAGTACGCGCTGGGCGCCTCCGGCACCATCAAGGCGGCCTGTGAAGTGCTACAGGCGATGGGCGAAAAAGAAAAACAGATTACGCCAGAACGGCTGGATAGGCTCTATGACGAAGTCATGAAACATAAATCCTTCGCCGCGCTGAGCCTGCCGGGCCTGTCGGAAGAGCGCAAAGCAGTATTCGTGCCGGGGCTGGCGATCCTGTGCGGCGTATTCGATGCGCTGGCGATCCGCGAGCTGCGTCTGTCCGACGGCGCCCTGCGCGAAGGGGTGCTGTATGAAATGGAAGGCCGCTTCCGTCATCAGGATATCCGCAGTCGTACCGCGCAAAGCCTGGCCAATCATTACAATATCGACAGCGATCAGGCGCGACGCGTGCTGGAAACCACGGATGAGCTTTGGCAGCAGTGGCGCGATCAAAATCCGCGCCTGGCCAATCCTCAGCTGGCTTCGCTGCTGCAGTGGGCGGCATTGCTGCATGAGGTGGGTTTAACCATCAACCACAGCGGTATGCAGCGTCACTCTGCTTATATCCTGCAAAACACCAACCTGCCGGGATTTAATCAGGATCAACAGCTGCTGCTGGCGACGCTGGTACGCTACCACCGTAAAGCGATCAAGAGCGACGATCTGCCGCGGTTTACCCTGTTTAAAAAGAAACAGATCCTGCCGCTGGTGTTTCTGCTGCGTCTTGGCACGCTGCTAAATAATCAGCGCCAGGCGACCAATCGTCCGGACAAGCTAACCTTGACCACCGACGAGGGGCACTGGACGCTGCGCTTCCCGGCCGGCTATTTCAGCCAGAACACCCTGGTCCAGCTCGATTTAGAGCGTGAGCAGGTTTACTGGCAGGATGTTTCCGGCTGGAAGCTAACGATAGAAGAAGAGGCGTAAAGCACGCCGGCGTATTCGGGCGGCGCTTCCTCCGCCCGCATGACTCAGATATAAAAAAATGACCACACGCCCGGATAACTATTTTACTGAAAAATATCAGCTGAGCGCCACTCACTCCGAAGTGGTGGCGGCATTACCTTTTCTGACGCCAGGCAAAGCGCTGGATGTGGGCTGCGGCAGCGGACGCAACAGCCTGTGGCTGAATATGAAAGGGTTTGAAGTAACCGCCTGGGATAAAAACCCGCAAAGCATTGCGCGGCTGAATCAGATCATCGCCGCCGAAGGGCTCAGCGAAATTGAAACGCAGGTGACCGATCTCAACAGCGTGCGCTTTAACGGCGCGTATGATTTTGTGCTCTCCACCGTGGTGATGATGTTTTTACAGCCGGAAACCATTCCCCAGCTAATTGCCGATATGCAAGCCAGCACGGTTAAAAACGGCTATAACCTGATTGTCGCCGCAATGGATACGGAAGATTATCCCTGCCCCATCGCCTTTCCCTTTACCTTTAAATCGGGTGAATTAAGCCACTACTACCGTCAATGGCAGATCATCAAATATAACGAGCATGTCGGCCAGCTGCACCGGACGGATGAACACGGCAACCGCATCAGCCTGCGTTTCGCGACGCTGCTGGCGAAAAAGGCCCCGGCGGAGTAATCAGCTCTCGGCCAACAGGCTTAACGGCTGCGGCTCACTAATGGCGAAGCCCTGCAAATAATCGATGCCCAGCCCGCGCAGCGCCGCCGCTACCGCCTCGGATTCCACGCACTCCGCCACTATCTGCATCCGTTTCAGCCGGGCCACGCGGCAGATCGATTCAATGATCTGATAGTCGAGCGGGCTGTGCAGCATATTCTGGATAAAGCTGCCGTCAATTTTCAGCATATCGGCCTGCAGCGTTTTCAGTTGCAGGTAACTGGCATAACCTGTGCCAAAGTGATCAATCGCGATACGGCAGCCCAGCCGACGCAGACGATGAACGGTGCGATAGCCCGCAGAGAAATTCATATTTTCCGCGGCCTCGCTGATTTCCAGTATCAGCTGCCACGGCTCCACCTGATGCTGTTTCAGCAACAGTTCCAGCTCGCTGACAAAATGCGGGCGGAACAGGCTGGCGGCATGAATATTGACGGCAAAGCGCATCGCCGGCAAACGCGTGCGGCTGCTATCGATAAAGCTCAGCGCATGGTTCAGTACCCAGCGATCCATTTCCCATGTCAGGCCAAACTCCTGCACGACCGGTAAAAAGCGCTCCGGCGCCAGCTGTTTGCCCTGCGAATTAACCAGTCGGAGCAGCAGTTCATGGTAATCATCGCCGCGCAGCCCCTCAATGCGCTGCGCCATCATCACAAAGCGTTCGTTATCCAGCGCCTGCTGGACCTC
This Mixta hanseatica DNA region includes the following protein-coding sequences:
- the purM gene encoding phosphoribosylformylglycinamidine cyclo-ligase, which gives rise to MTDKTSLSYKDAGVDIDAGNALVDRIKGVVKQTRRPEVMGGLGGFGALCALPQKYREPVLVSGTDGVGTKLRLAMDLQRHDTIGIDLVAMCVNDLVVQGAEPLFFLDYYATGKLDVDTASAVIGGIAEGCLQSGCALVGGETAEMPGMYHGEDYDVAGFCVGVVEKSEIIDGSKVQDGDVLIALASSGPHSNGYSLVRKILEVSQTDPLSEQLDGQPLADHLLAPTRIYVKNILSLIEQIDVHAIAHLTGGGFWENIPRVLPENTQAVIDEASWQWPAVFGWLQQAGNVSRHEMYRTFNCGVGMVIAVSAAEADKAVELMNAAGEQAWKIGVINASDAEERVVIK
- the purN gene encoding phosphoribosylglycinamide formyltransferase, whose product is MKRLVVLISGSGSNLQAILDACQQGRINASVAAVFSNKADAFGLERARSAGVAAHALSASDYESREAFDRQLMREIDACAPDLVVLAGYMRILSPAFVAHYHDRLLNIHPSLLPKYPGLHTHRQAIANGDREHGTSVHFVTDQLDGGPVILQARVPVFGGDSEEEVIARVQHQEHAIYPLVISWFVAGRLMMRDNAAWLDGNPLPPQGYAGD
- the pstB gene encoding phosphate ABC transporter ATP-binding protein PstB, with the protein product MTAEIDTALTVNNLSLWYGDKQALDAINLQIPKNRITALIGPSGCGKSTLLRCFNRMNDVIDNCRVEGEVMLDRRNILERGGDLSALRRRVGMVFQRPNPFPKSIYENVVYGLRLQGVRDRRILNEAVERALRAAALWPEVKDSLRQNALTLSSGQQQRLVIARAIAIEPEVLLLDEPTSALDPISTLVIEELMTTLKQHFTLLLVTHNMQQAARVSDYTAFMHQGRVVEFADTDTLFTTPRQRRTEDYITGRFG
- the pstA gene encoding phosphate ABC transporter permease PstA yields the protein MSALKQNDRWRWLTAGAVTFSLLAFLLLLLLLAWQGLRHFWPQPVTLFTLAQPAAGEAQLLGEVVSSQTLPRQQLIDAGVPQAQQLPSQVTRYLIKTGNRDVAVSDFRTLLESDIQRREQPPGILVLQRRKGGDALGWFAGLYENQQPLTAQNMQHALQERLQQTHQLLEQAERIRRTEMAHITAQLEALEVEALELQASGRENEQERSMLMANRSELQRQFVAQAERRASLLQESARNALMLRDVNGQLHRIPLAQIRDAWYPNAMTLAQKWQHFLQQLWHFVADSPDASPGEGGAFPAIFGTVLMVLLMSVVVMPLGVVAAVWLHEYAGQHALTRLVRIAVVNLAGVPSIVYGVFGLGFYVWLIGGTLDQLFYAASLPNPTFGTPGLLWASLTLALLTLPVVIVATEEGLSRIPASLRYGSLALGATRAETLWHVTLPLALPAMLTGLILAVARAAGETAPLMLVGVVKMAPELPVDGVFPYLHLDRKFMHLGFQIYDLAFQSPNAEADRPVVYATALLLVCIILGLNLTAMALRHRLRERYRSLVQ
- a CDS encoding ABC transporter permease subunit; translated protein: MIDNHIPVNYSNRTRRYVDRLTARAIGACGVSVLLVMMLLFVWLLWVVMPLFATPSMQAGPLQPALSTQPAVALGVNQGWGWRIDSQGEGRFFPLNGAAPEPPLQLARGPVIGAATADNSSLLLLQPDGNFRLVQPDFSAADAQPRWKFPLGDGAFDGGSGGFTLAALAPSGDREWLAALSDGQHIRLLRLAAGRPMQSDMLASGPVSQLLLAPDGKLLFASSERSLRVWQINGQQVTLRDTLPLTHAPRQMALLSGGRSLLLADDNGISQWFDIADERGVHLHRIRDFDGARAGQLLITEPQRRVFATLSAAGELQMFASKRQGAFFHHPLGENVRQAQFAPQGDGLLIERADGWQYWRIDNPWPDISLRNLWQKVWYENYPQPDWVWQSTAVDDPYQAKFSLVPMVTGTLKAAALAMLFATPLALAAAIYTAWFMSPALRRWIKPAMEMMGALPSVVIGLFASLWLAPQIAARLSGVLLLPVVLTVTLLLCGPLLKRLPSRWRAGLDAPGREVWLLVPLLLLVSALCLWLMPLTDSALWGQPLASLLPGGYEQRNLLIAALAMGFALVPLIFTLAEDAIFSVPAALGQGSLALGATAWQTLSRVILPSAASGIFAALMIGFGRAVGETMIVLMATGNTPVSEGGLFHGVRALSANIAVEMPEAAAGSAHYRILFLSALVLLVFTLVLNTLAEVVRQNLRHRYGQHEGQG
- the ppk1 gene encoding polyphosphate kinase 1, translated to MGQEKLYIEKELSWLSFNERVLQEAADKTNPLIERMRFLGIYSNNLEEFYKVRFADLKRRILIGEEQGSPSTPRHLLKKIQQRVLRADQEFDGLYNDLLLEMARNQIFLINERQLSPNQQSWLRHYFKHELRQHVTPILINHDTDLIEFLKDDYTYLAVEIIRGEDIRYALLEIPSDKVPRFVNLPAESPRRRKPMILLDNILRYCLDDIFKGFFDYDALNAYSMKMTRDAEYDLVTEMESSLLELMSSSLKQRLTAEPVRFVYQRDMPNAMVELLRNKLNISNYDSIVPGGRYHNFKDFISFPNVGKTNLVNKPMPQLRHIWFDGFRNGFDAIRNHDVLLYYPYHTFEHVLELLRQASFDPSVLAIKINIYRVAKNSRIIDAMIHAAYNGKKVTVVVELQARFDEEANIHWAKRLTEAGVHVIFSAPGLKIHAKLFLISRREGSEIVRYAHIGTGNFNEKTARIYTDYSLLTADARITNEVRRVFNFIENPYRPVSFDYLMVSPQNSRRMLYQLIDEEIANAQQGIPAGITLKVNNLVDKGLVDRLYTASSVGVKVNLLVRGMCSLIPNLDGISDNIRVISIVDRYLEHDRVYIFDNGGDKKVFLSSADWMTRNIDYRIEVAVAILDPVLKQRVLDIIAILFSDTVKARIIDKELSNRYVPRGNRRKVRSQQAIYDYIKSLEQPE
- the ppx gene encoding exopolyphosphatase, producing MPISHKNMPRPQEFAAIDLGSNSFHMVIARVVDGAMQVLGRLKQRVHLADGLGADNVLSEEAIQRGLSCLALFAERLQGFSASNVTIVGTHTLRQAINAEDFLRRAAEVIPYPIEVISGHEEARLIFMGVEHTQPEKGRKLVIDIGGGSTELVIGEDFEPKLVESRRMGCVSFANLYFPGGVINQENFRRARLAAAQKLETLAWQYRLLGWQYALGASGTIKAACEVLQAMGEKEKQITPERLDRLYDEVMKHKSFAALSLPGLSEERKAVFVPGLAILCGVFDALAIRELRLSDGALREGVLYEMEGRFRHQDIRSRTAQSLANHYNIDSDQARRVLETTDELWQQWRDQNPRLANPQLASLLQWAALLHEVGLTINHSGMQRHSAYILQNTNLPGFNQDQQLLLATLVRYHRKAIKSDDLPRFTLFKKKQILPLVFLLRLGTLLNNQRQATNRPDKLTLTTDEGHWTLRFPAGYFSQNTLVQLDLEREQVYWQDVSGWKLTIEEEA
- the tehB gene encoding tellurite resistance methyltransferase TehB yields the protein MTTRPDNYFTEKYQLSATHSEVVAALPFLTPGKALDVGCGSGRNSLWLNMKGFEVTAWDKNPQSIARLNQIIAAEGLSEIETQVTDLNSVRFNGAYDFVLSTVVMMFLQPETIPQLIADMQASTVKNGYNLIVAAMDTEDYPCPIAFPFTFKSGELSHYYRQWQIIKYNEHVGQLHRTDEHGNRISLRFATLLAKKAPAE